In Musa acuminata AAA Group cultivar baxijiao chromosome BXJ2-3, Cavendish_Baxijiao_AAA, whole genome shotgun sequence, the following proteins share a genomic window:
- the LOC103976947 gene encoding uncharacterized protein LOC103976947 isoform X2, with protein sequence MEGVFGKLRNLDAYPKINEDFYSRTLSGGIITIVSSIVMFLLFISELRLYLHAVTETKLVVDTSRGESLRINFDVTFPALSCSMLSLDAMDISGEEHLDVRHDIIKKRLDSHGNVIETRQDGIGSPKIEKPLQRHGGRLEHNETYCGSCYGAEASDEDCCNSCEEVREAYRKKGWGLSNPDLVDQGSSFRILDLSWRFVGMVHTDLYWCINTWYTGAYRWGLWRAMSRWRVGPICTAHTISTRACKREGFLEKIKNEEGEGCNVYGFLEVKKVGGNFHFAPGKSFQQSNMHVHDLLPFQKESFNISHKINKLAFGEYFPGVVNPLDGVQWVQHTPNGMYQYFIKVVPTVYTDINGRTIQSNQFSVTEHFKSDDTGRLQSVPGVFFFYDLSPIKVFLLFLEY encoded by the exons CAGCAGGACCCTCTCCGGCGGCATCATCACAATCGTCTCCTCCATCGTCATGTTCCTTCTCTTCATCTCCGAACTCC GATTGTACCTTCATGCTGTTACAGAAACAAAGCTTGTCGTTGATACGTCTAGAGGGGAATCACTTCGGAtcaat TTTGATGTTACTTTTCCTGCCCTTTCATGTTCTATGCTCAGTCTTGATGCCATGGATATAAGTGGAGAAGAGCACCTTGATGTA AGACACGACATAATTAAGAAGAGGCTAGATTCTCATGGAAACGTTATTGAAACTAGACAAGATGGAATTGGTTCACCTAAG ATTGAAAAGCCTTTACAAAGACATGGTGGGAGACTTGAACATAATGAGACATATTGTGGTTCTTGCTATGGTGCAGAAGCG TCTGATGAGGATTGTTGCAACTCATGTGAAGAAGTTCGAGAAGCCTATAGAAAGAAAGGTTGGGGGCTGTCAAACCCTGATTTGGTTGACCAG GGTTCGTCATTTCGGATACTAGACTTATCTTGGAGATTTGTCGGTATGGTACATACCGATTTGTACTGGTGTATCAACACATGGTACACTGGAGCATATCGATGGGGACTTTGGCGAGCCATGTCTCGGTGGCGAGTTGGACCTATATGTACTGCCCATACCATATCAACTCGGGCG TGCAAACGAGAAGGTTTCCTTGAAAAGATCAAAAATGAAGAGGGTGAAGGATGCAATGTCTATGGTTTCTTGGAAGTCAAAAAGGTGGGTGGAAATTTTCATTTTGCCCCTGGTAAAAGCTTCCAGCAGTCAAATATGCATGTGCATGACCTGCTTCCATTCCAAAAAGAAAGTTTTAAT ATTAGCCACAAAATTAACAAATTAGCTTTTGGAGAATACTTTCCTGGTGTTGTCAACCCTCTTGATGG AGTTCAGTGGGTGCAACACACACCAAATGGAATGTACCAATACTTCATCAAG gttGTCCCTACTGTTTACACTGACATAAATGGCCGTACTATCCAGTCCAACCAG TTTTCGGTGACAGAGCATTTCAAGAGTGATGACACTGGCCGACTACAATCTGTCCCCGGAGTGTTTTTCTTCTATGATCTTTCCCCAATTAAG